The Solibacillus sp. FSL W7-1436 genome window below encodes:
- a CDS encoding aminotransferase class V-fold PLP-dependent enzyme has product MYWSKIAATDEEFDAIAALNYETFVEEIPQHEHNPSRRLVDKFHDENVYVIVYKKTEMVGMVAFRDTRPFSIDRKIGDVENYLDAEVCGHLCEIRLLAVKKDHRNGRVFTKLATAIYRYFYDEGYTACVISGTVREEKMYTQMGFRQFAAAVGTEDARYLPMVLTRQDSAVFRERLREQNSVFFPGPVALEKPLIPSTISHRSVKFRQELEHMKDELCKLAKANYVIPLVGTGTLANDAMLGQMKSEFPNEAGLVLVNGEFSDRLYNQGKQWGLHIEKVDIGWGKPFDIAQIEAYLQKDSYRYIVFVHGETSNSTLNPLDELTELAEKYDIKLCADCISSFGSVMLSMQGLHYATAVSGKSLGTMAGLAFIFCKERPVSSDAPLYMNLPYYIEKQIPFTMPHYLVEAVSDALKLYPERFEVLKKRMETIKNSALDVTATYPMIATWEHPKMAEILTICALNGFLLHGDSAYLKERNIAQISTIQPTFDKDFKRLQQLLTYVMETL; this is encoded by the coding sequence ATGTACTGGAGTAAAATTGCAGCAACAGATGAAGAATTCGATGCAATCGCAGCATTAAACTATGAGACATTTGTGGAGGAAATTCCCCAGCATGAGCACAATCCGTCGCGTCGTCTTGTCGATAAATTTCATGATGAAAATGTATATGTCATTGTTTATAAAAAAACGGAAATGGTCGGCATGGTCGCATTCCGTGATACACGGCCATTTTCAATCGACCGGAAAATCGGGGATGTGGAAAACTATTTGGATGCAGAAGTTTGTGGACATTTATGTGAAATCCGGCTGCTTGCAGTGAAAAAGGATCACCGGAACGGACGTGTTTTTACGAAGCTTGCAACAGCAATCTACCGCTATTTTTATGATGAGGGGTATACAGCATGTGTCATTTCCGGAACGGTACGCGAAGAAAAAATGTATACACAGATGGGATTCAGACAATTTGCTGCAGCTGTCGGGACAGAGGACGCGCGTTATTTGCCGATGGTGTTAACACGGCAGGACAGTGCGGTTTTCCGTGAGCGTCTGCGTGAACAGAATAGTGTATTTTTCCCGGGGCCGGTTGCATTGGAAAAGCCGCTCATCCCATCAACAATTTCTCACCGCTCCGTAAAATTCCGGCAAGAGCTTGAACATATGAAAGATGAATTATGTAAGCTTGCAAAGGCGAATTACGTCATACCGCTTGTCGGTACAGGAACACTTGCCAATGATGCGATGCTCGGCCAGATGAAAAGTGAATTTCCTAATGAAGCCGGACTAGTATTAGTGAACGGGGAATTCAGCGATCGTCTTTATAATCAGGGAAAACAGTGGGGACTACATATTGAAAAGGTCGATATTGGATGGGGGAAACCATTCGATATTGCGCAAATTGAAGCATATTTACAAAAGGACAGTTATCGTTACATTGTATTTGTCCATGGCGAAACGTCGAACAGTACATTGAATCCGCTCGATGAGTTAACGGAGCTCGCTGAAAAATATGATATAAAGCTGTGTGCAGACTGTATTAGTTCGTTTGGTTCCGTGATGCTTTCGATGCAGGGGCTTCATTATGCAACAGCAGTCAGCGGGAAGTCACTTGGCACGATGGCGGGACTTGCTTTCATCTTTTGTAAGGAACGGCCGGTTTCCAGTGATGCGCCGTTATATATGAATTTGCCTTATTATATTGAGAAACAAATTCCGTTTACCATGCCGCATTATTTGGTGGAGGCAGTCAGCGATGCACTCAAGTTGTATCCGGAACGCTTTGAAGTATTGAAAAAGCGGATGGAAACAATCAAAAATTCAGCGCTTGATGTAACGGCAACTTATCCGATGATTGCAACATGGGAACATCCAAAAATGGCTGAAATTCTGACAATATGCGCATTAAACGGCTTTTTGCTGCATGGTGACAGCGCTTATTTAAAAGAACGCAACATCGCTCAAATCAGCACAATCCAGCCAACTTTCGATAAGGATTTTAAAAGATTACAACAACTGCTTACTTATGTAATGGAAACGTTGTAG
- a CDS encoding RNA polymerase sigma factor, protein MNELLTTIYDEYNRYIYHLCLKLTRNQNEAEDLMQEVWVKVVRYEESVSKVDHVKAWLTTITMNTFRDRYRKNVRRSKYMMNQPEQLDVPILDLVPNNDFTTEELVEKTEITKIVQEKMGQLDSIYQKTLWYFYVDQFSLAEISELMKVSIGTVKSRLFRAKARLKEILLSDNGVAEAVLA, encoded by the coding sequence ATGAACGAATTATTAACGACTATTTATGATGAATACAACCGCTACATTTACCATCTTTGCTTAAAGCTTACACGCAATCAAAACGAAGCAGAAGATTTAATGCAGGAAGTTTGGGTAAAAGTTGTACGCTATGAAGAATCTGTATCAAAAGTAGACCATGTAAAAGCATGGCTTACAACAATTACGATGAATACATTCCGCGACCGCTATCGCAAAAATGTACGTCGCAGTAAATACATGATGAATCAACCTGAACAATTAGACGTACCGATTTTAGATTTGGTTCCCAACAATGATTTTACGACAGAAGAACTTGTGGAAAAAACAGAAATCACAAAAATCGTGCAAGAGAAAATGGGCCAGCTTGATAGCATTTACCAAAAAACTTTATGGTATTTCTATGTTGACCAATTCTCATTAGCCGAAATTTCCGAGCTGATGAAAGTATCAATCGGTACCGTGAAATCTCGCCTGTTCCGCGCAAAAGCACGCTTAAAAGAAATTTTATTATCCGACAATGGTGTCGCAGAAGCAGTATTGGCTTAG
- a CDS encoding MarR family winged helix-turn-helix transcriptional regulator, translating into MNEHKREQLTELFEKMTSLERKIANQWNSQNQLGFSKSHILILAYLHTDGPKRPSAIAEKLKVTTGGVTVLTTKLIKAGLIEKTQNETDRRASQIHITEEGIEVLERSRQQVDNLFENLFGMLTEDEIKTLTAIFDKCTKF; encoded by the coding sequence ATGAATGAGCATAAACGCGAGCAGTTAACCGAACTTTTTGAAAAAATGACATCGTTGGAACGCAAAATTGCTAATCAATGGAACAGTCAAAATCAGTTAGGCTTCTCGAAATCACATATTTTAATCTTGGCTTACTTGCATACAGACGGACCAAAGCGCCCTTCTGCCATTGCGGAAAAGTTGAAAGTGACAACAGGTGGCGTGACCGTTTTGACGACGAAGCTCATTAAGGCGGGGCTCATTGAAAAAACACAAAATGAAACGGATCGCCGCGCTTCGCAAATTCATATTACCGAAGAAGGAATCGAAGTGCTCGAACGCTCTCGTCAGCAAGTAGATAATCTTTTTGAAAACCTTTTCGGTATGTTAACAGAAGATGAAATAAAAACTTTAACGGCAATCTTTGATAAATGTACGAAGTTTTAA
- the spxA gene encoding transcriptional regulator SpxA, with protein sequence MTVTIYTQSSCSSSRKALKWLNENNITYTEKRTTSQSLTLAEFKHILSMTEDGTDEIIATNSNDFKNLDIDIDQLSIQELYNLIQQHPRMLRSPILLDEKRIQIGYNEMDIRRFIPRKVRAFELNALQKLAVE encoded by the coding sequence ATGACAGTAACAATCTATACACAATCGAGCTGTTCCTCATCACGAAAAGCATTGAAATGGCTAAACGAAAATAATATTACTTATACTGAAAAAAGAACAACTTCTCAATCTTTGACTTTAGCAGAGTTTAAACATATTTTAAGTATGACAGAAGATGGAACGGATGAAATTATTGCGACAAACTCAAATGATTTCAAAAACCTGGACATTGATATTGACCAGTTATCCATTCAAGAACTGTACAACTTAATACAGCAGCATCCTCGTATGTTGCGCAGCCCTATTTTACTTGATGAAAAACGCATTCAGATCGGCTATAACGAAATGGACATTCGTCGTTTCATCCCTCGTAAAGTGCGTGCATTTGAATTAAATGCCCTTCAAAAATTAGCCGTAGAATAG
- a CDS encoding ABC-F family ATP-binding cassette domain-containing protein: MAILTVENLGHSFGDRTLFKEVSFRLVEGDHIGLVGANGVGKSTLMSIITGQAIHDEGKVEWLPGTHYGYLDQHTVLTAGRSMRDALRDAFAPLYKKEERLNEISVELGEPDADYDSLLEEMSEIQDALDAGDFYNLDMKIDEIARGLGLDAIGLERDVAALSGGQRTKVLLAKLLLEKPKVLLLDEPTNYLDEEHVTWLKNYLKNYPYAFLLISHDTEFMNNVVDVILHLEFAKMTRYTATYEKFIELAEINKRQHIDAYEKQQEFIKQQEDFIARNKARYSTSGRAKSRAKQLDRMERIDRPETAVKPEFSFKEARTPGRYVVEAENLVIGYDKEKPLLPPLTFQIERGEKIALVGMNGVGKSTLLKTMLGKVQPLDGKVILGDYLEPSYFEQEVKADKITPIDDVWNAFPSMEQAQVRAALARAGLKTDHITRPLNSLSGGEQAKVRLCKLMMDQTNWLIFDEPTNHLDVDAKEELKRAMKEFKGTIVLVSHEPDFYEGLATKVWNVQDWFTTRETKELNEFK; this comes from the coding sequence ATGGCAATATTAACTGTTGAAAATTTAGGTCATTCATTTGGTGACCGTACCTTATTTAAAGAAGTTTCATTCCGTCTTGTTGAAGGCGATCATATCGGACTTGTTGGTGCAAACGGTGTTGGGAAATCGACATTGATGAGCATCATCACAGGACAGGCAATTCATGATGAAGGTAAAGTAGAATGGCTGCCGGGTACACATTACGGTTATCTGGATCAGCATACTGTTTTAACTGCCGGCCGTTCTATGCGTGATGCATTACGTGATGCGTTTGCCCCTTTATATAAGAAGGAAGAGCGTTTAAATGAAATTTCAGTTGAATTAGGCGAGCCTGATGCAGATTACGACAGCCTATTGGAAGAAATGTCTGAAATTCAGGATGCACTTGATGCTGGTGATTTCTATAATCTTGATATGAAAATCGATGAAATCGCCCGTGGTTTAGGATTGGATGCAATTGGTCTGGAGCGCGATGTTGCCGCATTATCCGGTGGTCAGCGTACAAAAGTTTTACTGGCTAAGCTTTTACTTGAAAAACCGAAAGTATTATTACTGGACGAGCCTACGAACTATCTTGATGAAGAACATGTTACCTGGCTGAAAAATTACTTGAAAAACTACCCTTATGCATTCCTATTAATTTCACATGATACGGAATTCATGAACAATGTTGTCGATGTAATTTTACATTTAGAATTTGCGAAAATGACGCGTTACACTGCGACATATGAGAAATTTATCGAGCTTGCGGAAATCAATAAGCGCCAGCATATCGATGCTTATGAAAAACAGCAGGAATTTATTAAGCAGCAGGAAGATTTCATTGCACGAAACAAAGCACGCTACTCAACAAGCGGTCGTGCAAAATCACGTGCAAAGCAGCTGGATCGTATGGAGCGAATCGATCGCCCGGAAACTGCTGTGAAACCGGAGTTCAGCTTTAAAGAAGCGCGTACACCTGGCCGTTACGTAGTGGAAGCTGAAAACCTGGTAATTGGCTATGATAAAGAAAAACCTTTATTACCACCACTTACATTCCAAATCGAACGTGGTGAAAAAATTGCGTTAGTCGGCATGAACGGTGTCGGGAAATCAACTTTACTAAAAACGATGTTAGGCAAAGTTCAGCCATTGGACGGTAAAGTAATTTTAGGCGACTATTTGGAGCCATCTTACTTCGAACAGGAAGTAAAAGCAGATAAAATCACACCGATTGATGATGTTTGGAATGCGTTCCCTTCTATGGAACAGGCACAAGTTCGTGCAGCATTGGCACGTGCCGGCCTGAAGACAGACCATATTACTCGTCCGCTGAATTCACTTTCAGGTGGTGAGCAGGCAAAAGTACGTCTTTGCAAGCTTATGATGGATCAAACAAACTGGCTGATCTTTGACGAACCGACAAACCATTTGGACGTTGATGCAAAAGAAGAGCTTAAACGCGCCATGAAGGAATTCAAAGGTACAATTGTTCTTGTATCGCATGAACCGGATTTCTATGAAGGTTTAGCGACGAAAGTATGGAACGTGCAAGACTGGTTCACGACTCGTGAAACGAAGGAATTAAACGAATTTAAATAA
- a CDS encoding SE1832 family protein has protein sequence MQTKDQLQQEIAELKNDYINLQGDMEKLESLGHADSVKQALARLENMEARLAELNKQLAAL, from the coding sequence ATGCAAACAAAAGACCAGCTTCAGCAGGAAATCGCCGAATTAAAGAATGATTACATCAATCTTCAAGGCGATATGGAAAAGCTTGAATCACTTGGCCATGCAGACTCAGTAAAACAAGCGCTCGCACGCCTTGAAAATATGGAAGCACGGCTAGCAGAACTAAACAAACAGCTCGCAGCACTTTAA